The Blautia pseudococcoides genome segment TGCCGGATTGTGCATATACCGAAGAGGTATGGACATAACTGTGGTGGGAATCCCCCTGCCTGCCACATGAATGGCATCTGCATCCGTACAGGTCCTGCCGCAGCCGTTCTCCCACTGGTACTTTATGTCCAGATTCTGTGCAGCTTTTTTAAGCCGCCCCACCAGCATTTTATGGCTGAAGGAATTCTGCAGGAAAACAGGTCCTCCGCCCAGAAGGATCTCCCCGTTTTCAATGGCCCTTGCGCCCTCATAATCACTGGTATATGTCACATCCACCACAACTGCCAGGGTGGGGGCGATACGGGACGCGCACCAGGAAGCCCCGTGTTTTGTTAGCTCCTCCCCCACGGTGGCCGCTGCATAGACACCGCATGTACAGCCCTGCTCCTTTGCTTTTTTCGCCGCTTCCAGGATGATGTACCCGCCCAGGCGGTTGTCAAGGCCCCTGGCGCAGAGCCTGTCATTTAAAAGCTCTCTGTGATCCGTGTCAAAGATCACCGGGTCCCCGCACGCTGCGGCAGCCATGGCGTCTTCCTTTGAAACCGCTCCGATATCAATGATGATATCTGTGATCTCCAACTCTTTCTTGTTCAGGGAACTGTGGTTGCGGACTGCACCGTAAACCACATTTCCCTCATGCATAACTCTGACCTTCTGCCCAGGATAAGTGCCCGGATAAATACCGCCCGCCTTGGATACATGGAGCATTCCTTTTTCCGTAATATGTGACACCATGAGGCCAATCTCATCCATATGGGCAGACAGCATGACTTTGACCTTTGACGCCGGGTTTATAACACTCACCACATCGGCGATTTCATCCGTGTAGATCTCATCTGCAAATTCCCCTGCGTATTTAATGACCTTTTGCTGGATCTCCTCCTCAAAACCGGAAACAGAGGCTGTTTCCAGCAGCCCGTATAAAAATTCTCTGCTCATATTCATCTTTCCTTTTCAAATTTATCATCTCTTACTCATCCGTTCTGTGCCGCTTCCAGTATTCGCTCACGCTTTCTGTTGATCCGGTAATATAATCCGGCACTGAGCAGGAACCTGGATATCTGATCCACTGCAATAATGATCCAGATGGCCGTCAAAGGCAGGCCCAGTACATAGGCGGCCAGCATACACAGCGGAATCCTCACGATCCAAATACCAAATCCCGCCACCAGCATAGGGGCATTCTTGTAGCCCATGGCCCTGATGGTCCCGTTGTAAATCCTGGACAGATTCTGAGGTATCTGGATAAATCCCATAACAAACACATACACAACACCTATGGCCTGCAGCTCAGGCTTATCCGTCATCAGTGTCATAAAGAACTGGGGCAGAACGATCAGGAGCACAGAGGTAATTGAACTGATGACCACCCCGACTTTTAACAGCTCTTTGAAATAAACCCTGCGCAGTTCCTCATCCTGCCTGCCAATAGCCCTGGCGGCCAGCGTGGTGGACGCTGTGCTGAAACCAATAGCCGGCATCTCCGTGATCTCCTCCGCCTGTATGCCGAGCTGGTATGCGGCAAATGCCTGGTTTCCGTAAAACAGGATCACCTTGCTCAAAATAATGGCAGAAAACTGCCAGAACATACTCTCCAGCGCTGCCGGGATCCCTGTGGTGTAGATTTCGTTAATACACCGTCTGTCAAAACTGAAGAACCTGTGGGCCGCGGGCATTTTCCGAAACAGCCCGCCCTTCTTTTTATACAGCAGATACAGCCCGGTGCACGCACCCACTGCCTGGGCTGTCACAAGAGCTGTGGCCGCGCCTTTGATCCCCATACCCGGAATGCCGAACGCACCGAAGATAAAACAGTAGCCGCAGATGATATTGACCACATTCATGAGCACCGCAATATACATAGGCACTTTCGTGTTGCCGTATCCCTGGAAAGAAGCTGTCACCACTGTCATGATCACCACAAAGGGAAAACCGAACACAATGGTCTTCATATACCCCTGGGCCAGGGAAAGGATCTGGGCATCCTTTGAGAAAAACCCCAGAAAAAGCGGTGCCTGAAAATACAGCACCACCTGGAAGACAAGTACAATGATCAGTTCCGTGAGCATGGTCTGCTCCGCGATTTTCCTGCACTCCTGGTGCCTGCCCCCGCCGTACGCCCGGGCGATCAGGACCGTGGCTCCAATGGCCACACCCTTATAAAAACACCATAAAGTATCCGTGATCCGGATACAGATCCCCTGTGCGGAAATGTCGTTTGCAAGCAGCCGTCCCACCATAGCCGTGATCACCAGGTTCGCTGAAATTTGAAGTATGTTTTCCAGTATCATCGGAATAATGATTTGATAAATCTCTCGTTTTATAGCCTTTTTTCCGTACACAGAAACCTCCATCCTTTTTAAAACGGGTGTTTGAATATGCTTCAGACACCCGTTTTGCAATGTTCTATTTATGAATATACTGCTATTTTCCGAATTTGGCTTTCATTTCCTCCTGCTCCCCATTCAGAACCTCTGTGGGGTCACCATTGTTCAGCATGACTTTTGCCATGGAATTCTTGGACATCTCCAGCGCCTCCGCAAAGTTGGCAGTGTAGTTTACCTGAGGAACCGTCTTTCCGATCTCTGTAAACAGGTCAAAAATCTGCTGGCCTCCGAAGAAATCGTCGCCCTCTTTGAACACGTCAGACTCCAGTGCTTTCAGGTAAGAGGGGTACAGTCCGTAATTCCGGAATCCTTCCACATTGGCGTCCACATCCTCCATAACGAATTTTACAAATGCTTTGGAAGCCTCCGCGCTTTTGCTGGCTGAGGGGACTGCCAGGACAGAACCGCCGTTGGATGCGCCCTGGGCCTCCTGGTCTGCCTGGAATTTTGGGAGGGGCATTACCGCCCACTTGCCGTCCTGGTCAGGAACCGCGTCTTTGATGGAACCGACCATCCATACTGCATCCGCGATGCACGCGAACTTGTCCGCGCCCATACCGGCCACCATATCGTCCCAGGAGGAATTGTTGAACGTAATGCCTGCATCGTACATTTTCTTACAGGTCTCCATGGCCTGGACTGAAGCCTCAGAATCCACCTGGGTACTGCCGTCCTTGTCAAAGTAGAAGCCGCCGCCCTCCATCATGAGAAGTCTGTAAGTGGTATCATTTCTGGATTCTGCCATGCAGAGCATATCAGCGCCCGTTTTTTCCTTTAATACTTTTCCCGCCTCAATGAAATCATCCCAGGTCACAATGTCTTCTGCCTTGATCCCTGCCTGCTCGAACAGGTCGCTTCTGTAGAACATGCCGCAGGGGCCGGAATCCCAGGGATAAGCAATGACTTTGCCGTCAACGGTACACTCTGACATTTTAATAGGAAAGAAATCGTCAGGGTTGATCATATCCGTGAACTCTTCAAATTTTCCGGGGAACTTTTCTCCGAATTTTGCCATCTGCTCACCCTCAATGGAGACAATATCCGGAAGCCCGATACCGGACTGCAGGCAGGTGGTCATCTTCTGATACACCTGGTCCACGCCCATCTCCTCAAAATTAAAGGTTACATCCGGGTTCTCCTCCTGGAATTTCTCTGACCACGCTTCTAAATGGGCCAGTGCCACGTCCCAGCTCCAGATCGTGATCTCCCCGGAAAGACCGCCTTCCTTGTCACCGGACGCATCTTTGCCGGCTCCTCCGCCTCCGCCGCATGCTGTCAGAGACAATGCCATCACTGCTGCTGTTACCATTGCTGCTGCTTGTTTCTTTTTCATATTTATATCCTCCTAAATTTTTTTACAGAACCAGACGCACTACTCTTTCACCGCTCCGCCCATAACACCTGCCACAAACTGTTTCTGGAATACCAGAAAGATGATCATGATCGGCAGTACCGCGCAGACCGTTGCCAGCATGATCACACCGTAGTCTTTTCTCCACACCACGCCGTCCAGCATAGCCAGCGCTACCGGGAAGTTGTACATGGATTTTGTACTGAGAATGATCAACGGCCACATAAAGTTGTTCCACATACTCATAAACATATAGATTCCAAGGGCACCCACCGCAGGTTTCTGGGAGGGAAGCACCACCTTCAGAAAAATGCCGATCTCCCCGCAGCCGTCTATTCTGGCTGCCTCGATCAGGGAAGTTGGAAATGCCAGCATATTCTGCCGCATCAGAAAGATACCAAAGGCTCCCGCAAGACCGGGAAGCACCACTGCCTGATACGTGTTGGCCCAGCCGATGTTGTTCATCAGCGTGAACAGAGGCACATACATGACCTGGGCGGGAATCATCATGGTTATCATGATCAGACCGAACAGCAGTCCCTTCCCTTTGAATTCAAACTTCGCCAGCGCATATCCCGCCATGGAATGCAGTACAATGGCAAGGGCTGTATAGCTGACTGTCATAATGGTGGAATTCGTAAGTATCCTCACAAGGTCCATCTTTTTGTTCAGGTTTGCGAAGTTTTCTGCCAGATGGGAACCAAAAAACAGTTTTGGCGCCGCACTTAGGATCTCCGCATTGGTGTTCGTGGCGGATACGAACATAAAATAAAAGGGAAACAGGGAGATCAGTGCCGCAATGGTCAGGAACACATAGGTAAAAATCTTGCGTCCGCTTATTTTCTTTCCTGTTGTTTTCACTAATTGTCACCTCCGTTTGTAGCCTTGAACTGGACAAAGGACAGTATGCCTATGATGATCACCAGGGCATAACTGAGTGCTGCCGCATACCCGAATTTGTAGTAGGAAAATCCGGTGTTGTACAAATAATGCCCAATAGTTATCGTGGCATTGTCCGGCCCTCCTTTTGTCAGTACAAAGGACTCGTCAAACAACTGCAGGGTTCCGATGGTGGAGGTGATGCTCACAAAGAGGATAATGGATTTTACCATGGGAACCGTGATCCGGAAGAATTTCTGCAGGAAGGATGCCCCGTCCATATCCGCTGATTCATACAGCTCCGTGGGGATTCCCTTCAGGCCCGCGATCATGATGATGGTGTTATATCCGGTCCATCTCCAGGTAATGCCCATAATGACAACTGCCCTGGCGCCCCACACGGAGTTCAGCCAGTCCACACCGCTCCAGCCTATAGACCGGAGAAGATGGTTTACCAGACCAAAATCCGTGTTGAACAGCAGTTTAAAGATCATAGCATATGCAACCAGTGCTGTAACAGATGGCAGGAACACGCTGATCCGGTAACAAGTCCTGAATTTCAGGAAATTTTCCTCCACCAGAACGCCCAGCACCAGGGAAAGGATCACCATAACGGGTACCTGGATCGCCAGATAAATAAAAGTATTTCCCAGGGACTTCCAGAACACCGGGTCCCGGAACATGGTCACATAATTATTGAAGCCGCAGAACAGGTACTCCCCGCCCTCAAAATCATAGAAGCTCAGCCCCAGGGATTTTATTACCGGATAGACCATGAACACCCCAAACAGGACTATCATTGGCAGTAAAAATATATACGGCGCTGTTTTTTTGTTCACAAAGTTCTTTCTTTTTTCTTTTCCCCCAGCCATTTTTGCCTTCCTTTCTTACCTTCTCCTGTATTGCTCCGCCTGCTCTGTAAGCGTCTCCCGCCTGGTCCCGAAAATCTTCCAGGTAAATGTAAACGGTTCCGGATACAGCCTGTCTTTTTCCAGACATTCAGC includes the following:
- a CDS encoding M20/M25/M40 family metallo-hydrolase; this translates as MSREFLYGLLETASVSGFEEEIQQKVIKYAGEFADEIYTDEIADVVSVINPASKVKVMLSAHMDEIGLMVSHITEKGMLHVSKAGGIYPGTYPGQKVRVMHEGNVVYGAVRNHSSLNKKELEITDIIIDIGAVSKEDAMAAAACGDPVIFDTDHRELLNDRLCARGLDNRLGGYIILEAAKKAKEQGCTCGVYAAATVGEELTKHGASWCASRIAPTLAVVVDVTYTSDYEGARAIENGEILLGGGPVFLQNSFSHKMLVGRLKKAAQNLDIKYQWENGCGRTCTDADAIHVAGRGIPTTVMSIPLRYMHNPAEVCSMEDVQGCIDVLAEFLCGIGPDICLKPLEG
- a CDS encoding MATE family efflux transporter; this translates as MYGKKAIKREIYQIIIPMILENILQISANLVITAMVGRLLANDISAQGICIRITDTLWCFYKGVAIGATVLIARAYGGGRHQECRKIAEQTMLTELIIVLVFQVVLYFQAPLFLGFFSKDAQILSLAQGYMKTIVFGFPFVVIMTVVTASFQGYGNTKVPMYIAVLMNVVNIICGYCFIFGAFGIPGMGIKGAATALVTAQAVGACTGLYLLYKKKGGLFRKMPAAHRFFSFDRRCINEIYTTGIPAALESMFWQFSAIILSKVILFYGNQAFAAYQLGIQAEEITEMPAIGFSTASTTLAARAIGRQDEELRRVYFKELLKVGVVISSITSVLLIVLPQFFMTLMTDKPELQAIGVVYVFVMGFIQIPQNLSRIYNGTIRAMGYKNAPMLVAGFGIWIVRIPLCMLAAYVLGLPLTAIWIIIAVDQISRFLLSAGLYYRINRKRERILEAAQNG
- a CDS encoding ABC transporter substrate-binding protein, with amino-acid sequence MKKKQAAAMVTAAVMALSLTACGGGGGAGKDASGDKEGGLSGEITIWSWDVALAHLEAWSEKFQEENPDVTFNFEEMGVDQVYQKMTTCLQSGIGLPDIVSIEGEQMAKFGEKFPGKFEEFTDMINPDDFFPIKMSECTVDGKVIAYPWDSGPCGMFYRSDLFEQAGIKAEDIVTWDDFIEAGKVLKEKTGADMLCMAESRNDTTYRLLMMEGGGFYFDKDGSTQVDSEASVQAMETCKKMYDAGITFNNSSWDDMVAGMGADKFACIADAVWMVGSIKDAVPDQDGKWAVMPLPKFQADQEAQGASNGGSVLAVPSASKSAEASKAFVKFVMEDVDANVEGFRNYGLYPSYLKALESDVFKEGDDFFGGQQIFDLFTEIGKTVPQVNYTANFAEALEMSKNSMAKVMLNNGDPTEVLNGEQEEMKAKFGK
- a CDS encoding carbohydrate ABC transporter permease, which codes for MKTTGKKISGRKIFTYVFLTIAALISLFPFYFMFVSATNTNAEILSAAPKLFFGSHLAENFANLNKKMDLVRILTNSTIMTVSYTALAIVLHSMAGYALAKFEFKGKGLLFGLIMITMMIPAQVMYVPLFTLMNNIGWANTYQAVVLPGLAGAFGIFLMRQNMLAFPTSLIEAARIDGCGEIGIFLKVVLPSQKPAVGALGIYMFMSMWNNFMWPLIILSTKSMYNFPVALAMLDGVVWRKDYGVIMLATVCAVLPIMIIFLVFQKQFVAGVMGGAVKE
- a CDS encoding carbohydrate ABC transporter permease, with amino-acid sequence MAGGKEKRKNFVNKKTAPYIFLLPMIVLFGVFMVYPVIKSLGLSFYDFEGGEYLFCGFNNYVTMFRDPVFWKSLGNTFIYLAIQVPVMVILSLVLGVLVEENFLKFRTCYRISVFLPSVTALVAYAMIFKLLFNTDFGLVNHLLRSIGWSGVDWLNSVWGARAVVIMGITWRWTGYNTIIMIAGLKGIPTELYESADMDGASFLQKFFRITVPMVKSIILFVSITSTIGTLQLFDESFVLTKGGPDNATITIGHYLYNTGFSYYKFGYAAALSYALVIIIGILSFVQFKATNGGDN